The Glycine soja cultivar W05 chromosome 19, ASM419377v2, whole genome shotgun sequence genomic sequence TGATTTCACCATTGATATAAACCTACGCACAAATAGGCTCTGACCTCATTGCTTGCCCTTTCTGTTTTCTCTCACAATTTGATTTGACGCAACTGTGCAAAGTGTTGGGTGACATGGTACATTTATATATGCAATCAATCACGGGTCCATGGTTCACGTGAATTAGAATCTCGATGTGTCACAGTACCACAATCGTGTTAacgtgctttggaatctcgaggccttacaacgagacaaattataaatgtgctttggaatctcgaggcatTACAGTTACGTTAAGTGTAATGTTGAGGCCATGCAAATTGTTGAGAACGAAGTTAATGTGGTTAACGTACGCATGCGGGTGAACAGTGTGCACAAAAATGTCATTGGTTCACGTGCATTAGAGTCTCGATACGCCACAGTACCACAGTCGTGTTAACGTGCTTTGGAATCTCTAGGCCTTACAACGagacaaattataaatgtgctttggaatctTGAGGCATTACAGTTACATTCAGTGTAATGTTGAGGACATGTGAATTATTGAGAACCAAGTTAATCCGGTTAACATACACATGTGGGTGAACAGTGTGCACAAAAATGTCATTGATTCATGTGAATTAGAATCTCGATGTGTCACAGTACCATAGTCGTGTTAACGTGCTTTGGAATCTCAAGGCCTTACAACGagacaaattataaatgtgttttggaatctcgaggcatTACAGTTACCTTAAGTGTATTTGTGCTTGCAAAACTGAACACAGTTTAAACGATAAATAGATGGGAGGTGCATGTCAATACCACATTTGCATCACCCAACTTCAAATTTTCTATCGTTTGTATTTGGTTTACCATTTGACATCATTCTCATGGATCATAAACCTCTATTATGTCATCAACACGTTCATCATTCACGTACTACGATTAATGACTTAATCACTTCCTATTATCATACAATACCTGAACCAGAATCACAAATTATACCATTATTATCGTGTATCGAGTTCCAACATATTGTCCTAATCAAACAGTGTAAAATTGATCCTGCATTTATCACTGCATTGGTTGAACGATGAAGACCTGAAACACATACCTTTCACCTGCCATGGGGAAAGTGCACCATCACACTCGAAGATGTTGCACTTCATCTAAGCATTAGAGTCGATAGTCGTGTTGTGGCTGGACCTAGCTTCTTACATTGGGATGAGTTATGCCATGAGTTACTAGGGGAAGTCCCTCCCGAAAATGCACGTAAATGAGCTACACTGAAACTGACATGGTTGCTAAGCATGTTGCGTGCACCATTGCCTGAAGAACCAACAATGCACCAACTACAATGCAAGTGTAGAGCTTACATAATGTACATGATCAACGGTGCTTTAATTCCTGATAAACCTGGAAATAGAGTTCATTTAATGTATTTGAACCTATTACATGATTggaacaacacaaaaaaatatagttggggTTCGGCTTGTTTAGCAAACCTGTATAGAGAACTATGTCGAGCATCATCGGGGGTTGGTAAAGCTATGGGTGGTTGTGCCATACTATTGTAGTCATGGGCTTGGTACCACATGCCTTTTATTGCACCAAGAGTCCCACGACCCGAAACAACTTTTCCACTGGCTAAAAGGTTATTTACATATAgcgaaatataatttttttatttcaatgacgTGTATTATAACATTACAATGAATACTGATTTTGTATGTTTTACATTTCAGATGGAGTGGTGGTAGATTAGAATATAGGGCCACACCTCATGGTGACTTGGTCGGATATAGGTCTCGTATAGATCATATGAAGAGCCATGAGGTATAATACTATCATGATTTGCACCTTAAATATGTACATACATACTAACATGTTGCCTTGTTggcatatatttcaattttcttgGGTCCCATATAGAGGATTTGAAGAATACCTACCTAGACATGCATATAGAGAAATGGAGATTTGGTCTGCACGTACTGCAATTATTTGTTTCTCGATTGTTGAATGGCATCGAACAAATCGGGTGAAGCTACAATTTAGACTACAACAAGATATCCCTGATGATTCCATGAATCTTGATCTACTTCACCAAATTGACATGCGAGGCAATCATTACATTGATTGGATGGAATACCATGCTGAGTGGATTAATATCTGGAAAAACAAACGCAATGATGTTTTAGTTGGGCAATGGGTTGAAGGAATAGTGACACATACACCAACGTACATGGAATGGTTTAGGAAAAATACTACTTTGTTCTTGTCTGTTGCACAACAACTACATGATTCACGCACAACAATTACCCATAATGTTGCAGGGTCAGGTGTTGAACAAacacattttgaaattccacatCCTTAGTCAATGTATTCTACTCCTTCACATGTTCATCAAACTTTTGGCCACACTGTCGAGTCAGTCACCCCAAACACCCATGAATGGATGACCGATTTATTTGGCATCGATTTCAATACACCAAATTCAGCGACATCATATTTAGCTACTTTACAACAGTTTGATGCACCACATTCATTTGGAGAACAAGGTCAAAGTTCTTCAACTGCAACAACCAACATTGAAACTACTAACAtagaacaacaacatcatcatgaCGTGGAAGAACCATTCATACTGGAAAGAAGAAATCCACAACGTAATCGACGTCCACCACCTTGTGGGACTGGTCATCGTCTTGGTCATTGAAGTATAACTGACATGACATggataactcaattttttttcactctgataattataatgGACTTCTACTCCATCAATTACCAAGGATAAATCACAGTTGAAATTGATAACACTCGGCAATCTGTacacgtctctaaaaaaattaatgtcacactagtaaaactgacatgacgtgggcaaatcaattttttttttcactcagtTGTTTTTTTCACTCTACAATTTGCACATTATGGACCCTTGTAAATATGCTTAAGTGTTCATTTACCCGTTCATCAAAATGCACAGTTAACTAGTGACTCACCCAACTATAaccaaattctataaataccatTACAACTAAAGACATtcataataatttcaaattttcatctcaATCCCTACCACAATGTGTCATCTAACTGcatatgtttgtgtttactACGACGGCCAAATTTGCAATACTAATGAGGGCACCACCTTCGTTAGTAACAACACAAAAACTTTCATGGTCAACAAGGTCATAACCTttatgtggaagcaatgtcttccaaggttattttgatgaagccaaagaatcaagagttaagcaaagtttcaagcaaagattcaagaatcaagtttcaagtttcaagtttcaagattcaagattcaagaatcaagaatcaggaataatcaagatcaagattcaagactcaagattcaagaatcaagagaagactcaatcaagataagtattaaaaagtttttcgaaacattgagtagcacatgaagttttcacacaATCATTAcgaaagagttttactctctggtaattgattactagattatagtaatcgattaccagtggttttaaaatgttaagattttcaaaattcaaaatgaagagtcacatctgttgatgtgtaatcgattacacctttatggtaatcgattaccagtgactgttttcgaaaaattcatttccaaaagtcacatttcttcaagtgacttgtttctgaagattctttcaaaagtcatatctttttaagtgattagttttaaaggaattgccaagagttacaagttttgacttgagtcatcaagaaactataaatatgtgaccttggcatgaaacaatttaattcatctcaatcatttctttcaatcatctttcaatattttctttcatctctttcaacagtttttctgtttcatcttctcttcatatttctaaaagtttttgttcaaaactttctcttctaagaaaagttctttgttcaaaaacttgtgctattcatctttttcattcccttctccctttgccaaaaagaattcgccatggactaaccgcctgaattctttttgtgtctctcttctccctttttcaaaagaacaaaggactaaccgcctgaattcttttgtgtctcccttctcccttgtcaaagaattcaaaacaacacagtttgagaattcttttgattcttctctttccctaatacaaaagtgttcaaaggactaatcgccttaaaattcttttgtatccccattcacaaagtatcaaaggtttaaccgcctaagatctttgtcttaatacattggagggtacatcctttgtggtacaactAGAGGGtatatctacttgggtttgactgagaacaagagagggtacatctcttgtggatcagttctagtggagggtacatccactaggttcaaagagaacaagggagggtacatcccttgtggatctttgcttgtaaaaggatttttacaaggttgaaagaaatctcaaggaccgcaagtcgcttggggactggatgtaggcacgggttgttgccgaaccagtataaaaactcttgtgtgtttgtctccttcttccctactcttttactttccgctgtgcatttaatttccgcttttactttctgttaagtttctcttctacacttcattctcttaacaattttgtaaaagccttagaagagtaatctttaattagtaaatgtttaggaataattaattcaacccccccttcttaattattctgaggccacttgatccaacactttacacaattgcttgaacttgttcaccaaaaactaaacattgacccacaacaacatatccaacatcTCCACTTTTGGTGCCCTATATTTGAGTCAGGACAACGTTATATGTACACGTCTTTTATTCTgcgagatgatgttgatgttcgacaaatgttcaacatttttaCAACAACCCATCACTACCATTTGTGGAGTTATTTGCCATAATCTGTCACAATAATAACCCACCAGGCAaccaacatggctcaacctctaaTCTTGAGGACTTATCAGATGAATATGAGACTTGTTGGGTCAAAAACCACGATAGTGATACTGACTAAGTTGTTTCTATAGATCATTCATGTCTAAGTTATTTCTTCTTTGAGATTTTCATGTAATGTCTTATGTCCGTCTTCAGTTATCACTTTacatattgaaataatttttcaatcgGGATTGGTAATTTATAGATCATTCATGTCTAAGTTATTTCTTCTTTGAGATTTTCATGTAATGTCTTATGTCCGTCTTCAGTTATCACTTTacatattgaaataatttttcctttaaatttaaattaacaattttcagTTTACCCATTTTTACTGTAGTAGTTGAGATGGTAACATAACTgtcaaaattcacaatactttgCAATTTACACTACActatttctaaaaattaaatgtctcatcgacaaaactgacatgaaatggacaactcataatctctttatTCACTCTGAAAATAATCATGGACGTCTGCTGCTTTAATTACAAGGGAAAAATCACagtccaaattgacaacactctgcaatttgcacgcgtctctaaaaattaaatgtttcacctacaaaactgacatgaaatggacaactcataatctctttgttCATTCTGAAAATCATCATGGACGTCTACTACTTTAATTACATGGGAAAAATCACAatccaaattgacaacactctgcattatgagttgtccatttcatgtcaattttgcaggtgagacatttaatttttagagacgtgtataaaactgacatgagatggacaactcataatctcttttttcactataaaattataatggatGTCTGCTACATCAGTTACTAGGGAAAAATAAACATTGGATTCCAATACACATCAACGGACAAAATACtcatacaactataaataacacaacacacacacacaatacaAACGCACAATCTCACACAACATACTCTCATAAACCAAATTCAATCTTATTACTATgtcatttttgggagaaacaagcatCCAGACCATTGCTAACTCCATATTAgccttcatttttttcaaatggatCAATCACTCACAACCAAactggtgtttattttcaaagtccCACTCCAACACCAATGCGAGTTCCTAACGACTGTTCTTTTGATACACTCAAGTGTGGAATGCACAACACCCTTCAACTAACCAACGATCAATTAGTGGATGAAATCTACTACCAACAACCATTCATAGATGCAGgccaacaatatttttttcaatctctacaattgaaaaatgatgatgatgtttacacaatgttaatgtgtaatgagcaatactcgtgtgttggtcctatagaattattatgtaccattATTAGAACACCGAATGCTATACTCAACCTGCTTCAATCAACTATCACTCCTACTCATGATGTAATTATGTATTACAACGGGAAGTGGAACATATCACGTCAATGTGAGTTTTTGGGTTACTCCTTTACTGGAACTAATCTAATAAGATTTGGTATTCCTTCAGGATGTGGCATGGACAAACTCAAAGATTTAATAAAGCAAGTTACACCTATAGGGGTTCCCCCTaatggaattcacgaatcacaattGGTTAGACGATTGTTATTTCGACAACCCGGTCATTCTAAGTACTcataaaatttgattgaatatgaaataacaaaattgaaaaatgacagAAGACGTGCTAAAGGTGTTAACACAATCCAACTATTGGAAACAATTCTGCACAATAgaaattttggttatttttagcAAACCAACAATCCAAATAGAAGAAGACATTGTATCCTACATAACATATTTCAGATCATCATTAGTTTTGTCATATTTGCgttgtaattataatttttaatatgtttcattattttttactatcatTTCAATTACtgtaatttgaatattttgtcTACTTTATAAGATAgatgtatcaatttttttttacggttatttttactttattttaatactagtaacaaattttattattttttaattataagaatctaaaaaaatcaaccgaacataaatttaactacacAATTACATATAacgcaaataaaaaattatactctaattttatccaatttttatatttttctttatatgtatattttcttaataaaaaattaatttaatcaatattacaaataataatttaataattaagtaatttaaaagtaaataaaaatatttttatataatataatatttaattttaaaaatattttaatttaaaaaataaaagatcacgGGAAGTCGGGGTGGCCAAACCCAACTTCCGTGCAACAATAACAAACTAGTCTActttaggatttttttatgaGAGAGAGTATGcacttcaataaataaaaaaaaagcctaTTCCTTACACTGTCTCTTTCTGCTCTCGTTGGGAACAATGTCGTAAAAAATGCAAAGGAACAGTGAAAAGAAAATCTCAAAAACATCAGGCTTGTGCCTTGCTTTTGGGAATCACGTTATAAAGGTAAGGGGGAGTGGGTTTTCTCTTTGTCTTCTATTGTATGAGTGACAATGAGTCACGAGCAAATTATATGATAGTAGATTAATGTTTAGATTCAATTGGGCGGGTTTTGAATACTCTAAAGTATGTTTATTAACTAAGTGTTGTGATTTAGTTAAATGGGTGTTTAAATGTGATTTGTGTTTTACTTCATTTTTGCTAATTAGGGATTTTGGTGAATTATGTCTGATTGTTTATGTACAAtggatacaattttttaaatgattgacttattttatttatgtataatttgtttgtggtAATATTGTTATGAGCTTTCTGCAATTCTCGCGACAGTGAAGGCTTCCCTCACGTATACGTTAAATTTGCtatattgaaattaaatccCTTCTTGTATACGTGTATAACCATAACAACgagtaaaatttaattgttactAAAAGATGTTGCAATTGTCATATAGTGGTTTTGAAGCATAAGAACGATGTGATGGCAAAATACCTACCGGGTCACGAATCATGTTTTcaaggtatatatttttatatattatggcTTTGAAATAGGTTCGGGGGGTGCATTAGTATTAGAGTTTATGCACGTGTTAGTTATAAGTTTATGTATGTACAAGGATTCTTGACATGAGattgttttctaattttatttatagaatgACAAAATATTAAGAGTGTAACTATGGGATTTGAAGTTATAAAATTGACTTGTCATGACATGTGATACATTGTGTATGAGATGTGAATACCATCATGATATGTGTTGCGAAAACGTTATGAGAATCTAGTTCCGGATAGAAATTTCCAAGGTCGGAAATAAACCATGTGGATGTTGTTTGTAAATCATGCATCATGTTATGTATGAGTGTTTTAAAgtgaaaaatgtttatatatgaACCTAACCGGAGAGGTCATGAATGAATTAACGTATAACTCTGACATTGGGGTGTGACAATTTAAAATCTCCTTTTAGCTCATGTTAATCACATGAGTTGGAGTATCCCTATAAGGCTGGAATACCCTAATGTGTTGCCGACAGTGTCATCTTGGTGAGAGTGATAGTGTCGGATTGTCCATTGTATGACAATTCGTCGACTACATGGACTCTCAGGCTAAATTcacaaagtgttttcaaaatgGTACCACATGCATGTGAATCCATAAGTTAAATATGAATCATCCTACATGTGTCTATGTGTATGGGACATTTGAAGTGGATGTTGTGTGTTTGTGTGatacaattatttataatatatattttttctttatgttttttctaagtttttaaTGTTTGTGAGATGTATCTCACCCCTCATTTGTTTatcttgtttgtgttttggcTGAATGTCACCCTTGTAGGTGAAACTCTACAAGATCATGataatgatattaaaagagAGGCTTAGGCCCTTGTttattgtcttttatttttagttttattttgggatTGTAAAGTTCTAATGGGTTATGATATCCGGGATTGATTTCATTGTTtatgtctatattttttttagactaaattagtaatttttatttcttaaagttCATTATGTTTTAAGAAATTGTACGATCAAATATTagctaatatatttttattgacagttttagtatttatttgaGTTACATATGTGATGACATTTGTCACATGATTatgaaagttttaaatttactaatttatttttaaataaattatttatttaattattaactatGTAGTAAATGGGTGTCACAATATTCacataattgatattttaatgtataaattcaatgatataagaaaattattggattttttcttttctctaatttgattatgaagaaattgaaaggaaagaaaacaaaatatgtatgtaaaaaaaacataaatatcttaaataagaaataagacaTGACATAAATTAGGGTATTATTTTGTCTCTATTTACCTTAACATAGAACTTGAATTTATTTCTCGCTACGACAAAATGCCAAAATAGCGGTAGATTGTTCACTACGCCaacatgaaataaatatttttaaatgtaagtGACAATTAGACCATCACTATTGAATTTCTAATTTAGAACATGATCAAGCTTATCAATGTAACAAATGATTCGTAAAttctataatattttcataagaaCTTCCACCTTCAGCGGTAGCTCTTACAGCTAAAGTTTTCCACTGAATGGCATTGGTTTTCATCTCTTTGTCTCTATCCATTATCTCTTTTATACAATGTTTTAGAGCTTCTCGCCGCACAATATTTTTCTCATCAACTGGAGTTCGAATACCTATTTTCCAAACATCGGCAATAAGCTTTGCGTTTGTTCTCTGATCTGACCAACATGGTATTGCAATTGTGGGGACTCCTAAGCACAAGGTTTCTAATATGGAATTCCAACCACAATGTGTCACAAAACAACCCACAGCCTCGTGAGCAAGAACTTTTAATTGGGAGCACCATGTCACTACCAAACccttttctgttattttctcaAAATCTTTAGGGAGTTTAATTTCTTCAGAAGCTCTGACCACCCACAAGAAATAGCTCGAGCACTCTCTCAAACAACAAGCTACTTCTTCCATTTGTTCCTCACTCATGGTAGCCATACTCCCAAACGATACATAAACAACAGACCCTTTTGGCTTATCATCTAGCCATTCCACGCATTCTTCACTCTTGAATTGTGTAACCCCATAATCTTGGTCATCTTCGCATTGCTTATCTAAGAAGAAAGATGGCACATTTGGTCCTATGGTCTTAAATTTTGGCCAAATCTTCACAAACCAATCTACTATCTAAAAATAATGTATAGTCATTATATATAACTCGCATGTGAAACCCATTAAATAACAATACTTCTTATTGTAAGAAAGTGAGAAATACAAATAAGATCATTAGATTATATTTGAACCATCAACAGAAAAATACagataactttttaaataatcatataatatCACTAATTAACTTTTAATCTTGTCTATACACATATAATTGGATAACTATTTATAGTTCTCTTttctcataataaaaaaattgatgacttAATATATCATATggatgattaaaattaaaagttaattatcACGTGACTACTTAAAAAATCGTATGTGTTTTTTCAATATTAATAGTTCTAATATgatctaataatttatatttcttccattttttacaataatttataataatgcatgtaactttttttttcttacctcTTTATCTAGCTCATTGAACGTGTTGCATAGGATCCAATCGGCTTTGTCGATATTGGAGAACTGAGCCACAACAAAATCAAGCAAAGAAGGATCTTCATCAAAGAAGAAAGTAGGCATGTCCTTAAGATGAAGCTTGGGCAAAGCAGGAAGGGAAATATCATGTTCTATGAGTGGAGCTTGAAGCTTTCCCAATTGGACATGATAATATATACTATTCACAGTCATATTTTGAGTGAGATAAGCAGCACCAACTATCCCAAATCTCTTAGCCACATCTAGTGCCCAAGGTAAGAATGCATCATAAACAACACAATCAACATGGTCATTTGATTTACCAAGTTTCTCAAGAAGCTCAGCAAATGTTTCTGGCCCAACTTGCCAAAAGCGATCTAAATATGCCTTGGACCCTCCAGCCTCTTTAGGCCCCCCTAGGTCAAAACCATCAGAGATTGTTTCAAGTACAATAGAAGGTGGCACTTTTTGCAAGTTATTATAGAAGAAACGAGTTGTAACAAGTGTTATTCTCACCCCTTGATGTTCCAATAGCTTGGAGAATTGAAGCATGGGATTGATGTGTCCTTGAAGTGGATATGGTAACACAAGACAATGTGCTCTCCTAGCCATGCTTTTCTTCTCCATTTTTCTGTGTGATGTtggagaagagagaagagggTTGATATTTTATTCAAGGGTAGAACTTAGAACCTAGAGAAGGACAATTTGTGGACGGCACGTCACAAAACATAGTGTTGCCATACGCTTAATACTAGTCAGCAATTCGTGAAGAGTCTGAATTGGATTTGTGTTCCGAATaaagaactttattaattatatataatttgtactATATCTGCATGTTTTGTAGTTTTTTGTATCCTTTTCTTTGTACTATTTGCATGTTGGACGGATACTAAAGGGGGTCCACAACATTAacttcaaagtaaaaaaatatccgTATTAATGTTGAATGTTGACTCATACGTGGTAAGAGGATGAATAAAGtaggatattttttttgtgcGGGATGTGTGGAAAACggaaccagaaaaaaaaaagcaagaaaattaTGCACAAGGAAAAGCTATGCACATGTTATCCGCAAGTAGAATGTTACACGTCTCATGAGTAGGTTTACCTAGAAAGTTAGTTAGTTATTATCATTCATCATCTTAGTTGTAACTAGACCTGGGTAAATGTATTTGAGTCCATGGGCTACCCACAAAATTCCTATTAATTCTTAATCCGCATGATACATGGGTCATGTTTTTTAGAGTCCCTTTAAATTACGGATTTTTTAGTTCAATCTATTTAACTTACGGGTTATATTAGTTTTACCCACAGATTTTACGGGTTCCATGGGTTctgttataatttaatataaaataataataaataagagatataaattgagtataaaaataaaattaagaaaatatagaatgtaaatactttatatattattaaatggttgatgaatgatgaaaatattttaatttggtatAAAATTATAGATGAACTAAAcatgatgtaaaaaaatactttttaggtACTTAAGATGCAAATTATGTTACTATTTtggagaaataaattttttaattagacatTTTAtagttagtttttaaaataggtcaaattttatattttaaaacttaattttctgtattattaattatttttgtctaatGCGGTTGATCTGCTAAATCCATGGACTATGCGGGGTTGGTATGGACTTGCTGAAATTGAGCCCGTTTAAAATGTGGGCTTCATGGAACGGGTTTCACGGTTTGTGGTGGGTGGGCTTACCCGGATGTCGAGCTCTAATTCTAACCAATCAAAGGAGTAAATGATGCAATGTGATAAAatgaatgataataaaaatatgaatgccattatttgattttattgaatTAGGAGGCTTTGGTTCTACTTTTGACATAGTTATAAAATTGGAATGATCCAACCAGTCGGAACGGTTCAACCGGTTGGACCAATTTGATCGGGACCTAGTGTCCTAGGTGGTCCGGTTAAGGTGTAGGACCAAAAAATGTGATTTAATCTGGTCAAGTGATAGCCATCAAATTTATTGGGTTTTCATATGTATTTTGTGAtgtttatttgacattttagcTAACTTTAGGCCTTGCTTTGaatcaaattaactttaaatttaatttttactttgtcttaggtagaattttatgttttagttatttttaatgaattttttaccGTCTTCAGCAAAAATAAGTCATTTTGCCTAAAGCTCCAGAGGcccaaaatcaacaaaaagttATGGAATGAGAAATTgcaaaaattgaagataaaagttAGGAGAATCAAGTGCAAGatatttttcaaggataaatagaagaaaatgattatttgaattaaatagatatattatttgtttgtaatttcttgtgattatctccttaattaaacctagttacaattttataaatatgagaCTAAGCATTCATTGTAACGGTGTAGAAGTCCTGAGCAatttttagaattatattttagactttCACCTACTAGACGTCTTCATTATTCCATTAGACACTCTatgttttattgtattatttttataagtgcAATTCCGTCCACCTAGGACAAAAAAGGATGAACCTTGTTTCGATTTAATTCTATCAATTCAATACTTCATCTTgagttatttatttgttttcgtacttaatgattttatttaattggtcATCTTATAGATGAATTTATGAATTGACTTCGCTTTGGCTAGCCTTG encodes the following:
- the LOC114400672 gene encoding UDP-glycosyltransferase 74G1-like — its product is MEKKSMARRAHCLVLPYPLQGHINPMLQFSKLLEHQGVRITLVTTRFFYNNLQKVPPSIVLETISDGFDLGGPKEAGGSKAYLDRFWQVGPETFAELLEKLGKSNDHVDCVVYDAFLPWALDVAKRFGIVGAAYLTQNMTVNSIYYHVQLGKLQAPLIEHDISLPALPKLHLKDMPTFFFDEDPSLLDFVVAQFSNIDKADWILCNTFNELDKEIVDWFVKIWPKFKTIGPNVPSFFLDKQCEDDQDYGVTQFKSEECVEWLDDKPKGSVVYVSFGSMATMSEEQMEEVACCLRECSSYFLWVVRASEEIKLPKDFEKITEKGLVVTWCSQLKVLAHEAVGCFVTHCGWNSILETLCLGVPTIAIPCWSDQRTNAKLIADVWKIGIRTPVDEKNIVRREALKHCIKEIMDRDKEMKTNAIQWKTLAVRATAEGGSSYENIIEFTNHLLH